Below is a window of Nocardioides sp. S-1144 DNA.
CGAGGCACGCGGGTTGGCCTCGAGCACGTAGAGGATGTCGGAGCCGAGGGCGAACTGGATGTTCAGCAGGCCGCGGACGCCGACGCCCCGGGCGATCGCCTCGGTCGCCTCGCGGATCCGGCCGACCTCGCGCTCACCGAGCGTGATCGGCGGTAGCGCGCAGCTGGAGTCGCCGGAGTGGATGCCGGCCTCCTCGATGTGCTCCATGACGCCGCCGAGGTAGAGCTGCTCGCCGTCGAAGAGGGCGTCGACGTCGACCTCCACTGCGTCGTCGACGAACCGGTCGACGAGCACCGGCGCGTCGCGGCTGATCAGCCCGGCGGCGACGTACTTCTCCAGGTAGGACTGCAGGGCCTCGTCGCCGTAGACGATCTCCATGCCGCGCCCGCCGAGCACGTAGGACGGGCGCACCAGGACGGGGTACCCGACCTCGGTGGCGATCCGCTGCGCCTCGGGGTACGACGTCGCGGTGCCGTGCTTGGGGGCGACCAGACCGGCCTCGGCGAGCACCCGGCCGAACGCGCCGCGGTCCTCGGCGAGGTCGATCGCGTCGGGCGAGGTGCCGACGATCGGAACGCCGTTGGCGGCGAGCCCCTGGGCCAGGCCCAGCGGCGTCTGGCCGCCGAGCTGGCAGATGACGCCGGCGATCGGGCCGGCCTGCCGCTCGGCGTGCACGATCTCCAGGACGTCCTCGAGGGTGAGCGGCTCGAAGTAGAGCCGGTCGGAGGTGTCGTAGTCGGTCGAGACCGTCTCGGGGTTGCAGTTGACCATCACGGTGTCGTAGCCGCCACCGGGCAGGTCGGGGTCGCTCAGCGCCAGCGACGCGTGCACGCACGAGTAGTCGAACTCGATGCCCTGCCCGATCCGGTTGGGGCCGGACCCGAGGATGATCACCGCCGGCCGCTCGCGGGGCGCGACCTCGCTCTCCTCGTCGTAGGAGCTGTAGTGGTACGGCGTGCGCGCGGCGAACTCGGCCGCGCAGGTGTCGACGGTCTTGTAGACCGGGCGGATGCCGAGCGCGTGCCGGACGCCGCGGACGACGTCGGCGCTCATGCCGCGGATCTTGCCGACCTGGTCGTCGGAGAAGCCGTGCCGCTTGGCCCGGCGCAGGATCTCGGGCGTCAGCTCGGGGGCCGCGGTGACCTCCTCGGCGACCTCGTTGATCAGCAGCAGCTGGTCGATGAACCACGGGTCGATCCGCGTGGACTCGAAGACCTCCTCGGGCGTCGCACCGGCGCGCAGCGCGTCCATCACCTTCTTCAGGCGGCCGTCGTGCGGCGTCGCGACCTCCGCGAGCAGCGCCTCCTTGTCGAGGTCGACCCACTCCTGGTGCCAGTCGAAGACGGCGTCCTTGCTCTCCAGCGAGCGCAGCGCCTTCTGCAGCGCCTCGGTGAAGTTGCGCCCGATCGCCATCGCCTCGCCGACGCTCTTCATGTGCGTCGTCAGCGTCGGGTCGGCGCCGGGGAACTTCTCGAACGCGAACCGCGGCACCTTCACCACGACGTAGTCGAGGGTCGGCTCGAACGACGCGGGTGTCTCCTGCGTGATGTCGTTGCGGATCTCGTCGAGGGTGTACCCGATCGCCACCTTGGCGGCGATCTTGGCGATCGGGAAGCCCGTCGCCTTGGAGGCCAGCGCGCTCGAGCGGGAGACCCGCGGGTTCATCTCGATCACGATGACCCGGCCGTCGTCGGGGTTGACGGCGTACTGGATGTTGCAGCCGCCGGTGTCGACACCGACCTCGCGGATGATGCCGATCGCGAGGTCGCGCAGGTGCTGGTACTCGCGGTCGGTCAGCGTCATCGCCGGGGCCACGGTGATGGAGTCGCCGGTGTGCACGCCCATCGGGTCGACGTTCTCGATCGAGCAGACGATGACCACGTTGTCGGCCTGGTCGCGCATCACCTCCAGCTCGTACTCCTTCCACCCGATGATCGACTCCTCGATCAGCACCTCGGTGGTCGGGCTGGCGTCGAGGCCGGCGCCGGCGATCCGGGCCAGGCCGGCCTCGTCGTAGGCGATGCCGGAGCCGGTGCCGCCCATCGTGAACGACGGCCGGACGACCACCGGGTAGCCGAGCTCGAGGGTGGCCTTCTCGCAGTCCTCGAGCGTGTGGCACACGAAGCTGCGGGCGGTCTCGCCGCCGACCTTGTCGACGATGGCGTTGAACAGCTCGCGGTTCTCGCCGCGGTGGATGGCCTCGAAGCTGGCGCCGATCATCTCGACGCCGTACTTCTCCAGGACGCCGTTCTCGTGCAGCGCGATGGCGGCGTTGAGCGCGGTCTGGCCGCCGAGGGTCGGCAGCAGGGCGTCGGGGCGCTCCTTGGCGATGACCATCTCGACGAACTCGGGGGTGATCGGCTCGACGTAGGTGGCGTCGGCGAACTCCGGGTCGGTCATGATCGTGGCCGGGTTGGAGTTGACCAGGATCACCCGCAGGCCCTCGGCCTTGAGCACGCGGCAGGCCTGGGTGCCGGAGTAGTCGAACTCGCAGGCCTGGCCGATGACGATCGGGCCGGACCCGATCACCATCACGGACTGGATGTCGGTGCGCTTCGGCATCAGATCGCGTCCTTCTGCTGGTCGCGGGACGCCGCCATGAGGTCGACGAACCGGTCGAAGAGGTAGCCGGCGTCGTGCGGTCCGGCGGCGGCCTCGGGGTGGTACTGCACCGAGAACGCCTTGAGGCGCCCGGCGTCGTCGCGCAGCTCGAGGCCCTCGACGACGTCGTCGTTGAGGCAGACGTGGCTGACCGTGGCCTCGCCGAACGGCGTCGCGGTCGACCCGGTCAGCGGCGCGTCGACGGCGAAGCCGTGGTTGTGCGCGGTCACCTCGACCTTGCCGGTGGTGCGGTCCATCACCGGCTGGTTGATGCCGCGGTGGCCGTACCTGAGCTTGAAGGTGCCGAACCCCAGGGCGCGCCCGAAGAGCTGGTTGCCGAAGCAGATGCCGAAGTAGGGCAGGTCGCGCCCCAGCGCCTGCTGGAGCACCTCGACCTGGTGCACGGTGGCGGCCGGGTCGCCGGGGCCGTTGGAGTAGAAGAGCCCGTCGGGCCCGGCGCCGCCGGACCCGGTGCCCACGGCGCGGATGTCGTCGATCGTCGCGGTCGCGGGCAGCACGTGCACCTCGATGCCCCGCTCGGCCATCCGGTACGGCGTCATGGTCTTGATGCCGAGGTCGAGGGCGGCCACGGTGAAGCGCCTCTCCCCCCACGGGCCGGCGTGGGCCGGGACGACGTAGCCCGCGGTCGTGGAGACCTCCGCGGCCAGCTCGGTGCCGGCCATCTGCCCCGAGGCCCGCACCCGCTCCAGCAGGGCGCCGGCGTCGGTGCCGGTCGAGGAGATCCCCACCCGCATCGCGCCGCGCTCGCGCAGGTGGCGGGTCAGCGCGCGGGTGTCGATGCCGGAGATCCCGACGACGCCCTGGTCGCGCAGGTCGTCGTCGAGGCTGCGGCGGCTGCGCCAGCTCGACGGGACCCGGGCGGGGTCGCGGACGACGTACCCGGCGACCCAGATGCGGGCGGACTCGGGGTCGTCGTCGTTCATGCCGGTGTTGCCGACGTGAGGGGCGGTCATCACGACCACCTGACGGTGGTAGGACGGATCGGTGAGCGTCTCCTGGTACCCGGTCATGCCGGTGTTGAAGACGGCTTCCCCGAAGGTCTCACCCTCGGCGCCGTAGGCGTCACCGTGGAACGTGCGACCGTCCTCGAGGACCAGGATCGCGGGGGCATGCGTCGGCACGCCGTACCTCCTTCTCCGCCTCACAGGACGGATCGTTAAAGGATGTTCGAGCAGCAGCGATGTTATCAGCGCGGACGTCGGGCCGGCCCCCTGGACGGTGGCGCGGACAACGGGTCCTCGGGCCAGGCGTGCTTCGGGTAGCGCCCCCGCAGCTCGGCGCGCACCTGGGGGTAGCCGGAGGCCCAGAACGAGGCCAGGTCGGCGGTCACGGCGGCCGGGCGTCGCGCCGGCGAGAGCAGGTGCAGCAGCAGCGGCACCCGACCGTCGGCGAGCCGGGGCGTGGCCGCCCAGCCGAAGACCTCCTGCAGCCGGACGGCGAGCACCGGCTGGTCGCCGCCGTAGTCGACCCGCACCGGTGAGCCGCTGGGCACGGTGACCCGCTCGGGCGCGAGCTCGTCGAGACGGGCGGCCTGCGGCCAGGGCAGCAGCCGCCGCAGGGCCTGGGTGACGTCGAGGCGCCTGGGGTCGGTGCCGTCGAGCCACCGGGTCGCGGTGGCGAGCAGCGCGTCGTCGGAGACGTCGGGCCAGGGGTCGCCCAGGGTGCGGTGCAGGAAGGCCATCCGCTGTCGCAGGGCGACGGCGGCCTCGCTCCAGCGCAGCACGTCGAGCCCGTCGCGGCGCAGCGCGTCGGCCACGGCCAGCGCCACCGCCGCCGGGTCGGGGTCGTGGACGGCGGTCGAGGTGAGCTCGATGCCGCCGAGCCGGGTGACCCGGCGCGCGGTGACCCGCCCGGAGCGCCAGGTGACGACGTCGTCCTCGGCCCAGAGCGCGGCGGCGGCCTCGAGCGCGGTGTCCTCGTCGACCGGGGCGGCCGAGCGCACCAGCGCGTCGCGCTGCCCGGGACGGCGGTCGGCGTCGGCGATCGCGAGCCAGGGCGTGCCGACCAGCGCCGAGCCCGGCGGCAGCACGGCGCCGGTGCCGCCGACGGTGGCGTAGGAGGTGCCGCCCGCGCTGCCCGGGCGCAGCCGCGCGATGCGGGCCGGGTGCGCGAGGGCGACGACCAGCCCGACGGCCTGGTCGTCGGTGAGGCCGGGCTCCCCGGGAGCGTCCGCGACGGCGCCGACCAGCCGGCGGACGGCGGCGCGCCAGGTGGCGTCGCGGCCGCGCCGGGCGGCTCGCAGCGCGGCCACCAGGTCGCCCCCGGGTGCGCGGACGTCCTCGGACAGCAGGGCCACCACCTCGGCGGCCCGCCGCGAGCCGACGACGCCGGCCCCGTCGAGCAGGGCGCGGGCGAGCCGGGGGTCGGTCGGGACCCGGGCGACCCGGCGTCCGCGCTCGGTGACGGCGCCGGCGTCGTCGACCGCGCCGATCGAGCGGAGCACCGCGCGGGCGGCGTCCATGGCGGGCGCGGGCGGGGCGTCGAGCAGGGCGAGGCCCTCGCCGTCCGGGCTCCCCCAGGTCGCCAGCTCCAGCGCGAACGACGTCAGGTCGGCGGTGAGGATCTCCGGGTCCGGGTGGTCGGCGAGGTGGGCGTGGTCGGCCTCCGACCAGCACCGGTACGCCGCACCGGGGGCCTCGCGGCCGGCGCGGCCGGCGCGCTGGTCGGCGGCGGCCCGGCTGACCCGGACCGTGACCAGGCCGGCCAGCCCGCGCCGGTGGTCGGTCTGAGGGCGGCGCGCCAGGCCGGCGTCCACGACCGAGCGGACGCCGGGCACGGTCAGGGAGGACTCCGCGACGCTGGTGGCCACCACGACGCGGCGGCGGGGCCCGGGGGTCAGGGCGCGGTCCTGGTCGCGGGCGTCGAGCCGGCCGTGCAGCTCGAGGACGTCGGCGTCCAGGCCGCCGAGGCGGCGCACGACGTCCGCGACCTCGCCGACGCCGGGCAGGAACGCCAGGACGTCGCCGGGCTGCTCGGCCAGCGCCCGGCGCACGGTGGCCGCCACGTGGTCGAGGAAGGCCGGCGTCACGCCCCGCTCGTCGCGCGGCAGCACCCCCGGCGGCGGCCCGTGCCAGTGCCGCGAGACCGGGTGCAGGGCACCGGGCACGGTGACGACCGCCGCCGGGTTCGTGCCGCCGGTGCCGCCGGGGCCGCCGAGCCGGGACGCCGTCCGCTCGGCCTCGATCGTGGCCGACATCGCGACGACGACGAAGTCCTCGCGCAGGTGCCGGCGCACGTCGACGAGCAGCGCGAGCGTCAGGTCGGCGTCGACCTGCCGCTCGTGCACCTCGTCGAGGACGACGGCCGCGACGCCCGGCAGGTCGGGGTCGCGCTGGAGGCGGCGCAGCAGGATGCCGGTGGTGACCATCTCGACGCGGGTCGCGGCGCTGGTGCGGCTCTCGCCGCGCACCGTGCACCCGATCGTCTCCCCCACCGGCTCCCCCAGCAGGTCAGCGAGGCGGCGGGCGGCGGCCCGGGCCGCGATCCGCCTCGGCTGGGTGACCACCACCCGACCGTCCACCGCCAGCGCGACCGCCGGCGGCACCAGCGTCGTCTTGCCCGACCCCGGCGGCGCCTGGACCACGACCGCCCCGCGCGACCGGACGGCGTCCACCACCTCGGCGAGACCGCCCGCGACCGGCAGGTCCGGCGGCGCCGCCAGCAGGCGCCGCAGTCGCTCGTCGCCCTCCCTCATCGGGTCGGTCGCCCGGCCGGGATTTCCCCGGTCGGCCGGGGAAGTCTGAACTTGGGGGGCGATATTTCGGCCGCCAAGTTCAGGGATCCCCGGCCGACCGGGGAAATCCCGGCCCGGTGCCGGCTCACCCGGGCCGCCGAGGAGTC
It encodes the following:
- the carB gene encoding carbamoyl-phosphate synthase large subunit; translated protein: MPKRTDIQSVMVIGSGPIVIGQACEFDYSGTQACRVLKAEGLRVILVNSNPATIMTDPEFADATYVEPITPEFVEMVIAKERPDALLPTLGGQTALNAAIALHENGVLEKYGVEMIGASFEAIHRGENRELFNAIVDKVGGETARSFVCHTLEDCEKATLELGYPVVVRPSFTMGGTGSGIAYDEAGLARIAGAGLDASPTTEVLIEESIIGWKEYELEVMRDQADNVVIVCSIENVDPMGVHTGDSITVAPAMTLTDREYQHLRDLAIGIIREVGVDTGGCNIQYAVNPDDGRVIVIEMNPRVSRSSALASKATGFPIAKIAAKVAIGYTLDEIRNDITQETPASFEPTLDYVVVKVPRFAFEKFPGADPTLTTHMKSVGEAMAIGRNFTEALQKALRSLESKDAVFDWHQEWVDLDKEALLAEVATPHDGRLKKVMDALRAGATPEEVFESTRIDPWFIDQLLLINEVAEEVTAAPELTPEILRRAKRHGFSDDQVGKIRGMSADVVRGVRHALGIRPVYKTVDTCAAEFAARTPYHYSSYDEESEVAPRERPAVIILGSGPNRIGQGIEFDYSCVHASLALSDPDLPGGGYDTVMVNCNPETVSTDYDTSDRLYFEPLTLEDVLEIVHAERQAGPIAGVICQLGGQTPLGLAQGLAANGVPIVGTSPDAIDLAEDRGAFGRVLAEAGLVAPKHGTATSYPEAQRIATEVGYPVLVRPSYVLGGRGMEIVYGDEALQSYLEKYVAAGLISRDAPVLVDRFVDDAVEVDVDALFDGEQLYLGGVMEHIEEAGIHSGDSSCALPPITLGEREVGRIREATEAIARGVGVRGLLNIQFALGSDILYVLEANPRASRTVPFVSKATATPLAKAAARVMLGESIADLRAAGLLPATGDGGALPPDQPIAVKEAVMPFNRFRTPDGQQVDTVLGPEMKSTGEVMGLDRDFGTAFSKSQAAAFGPLPQPVVDGRASRVFVSMANRDKRSMVFPIKVLADLGFEILATQGTAEVLRRNGVPCGVVRKHFDGPGPDGERTTVQLILDGEVQLIVNTPYGAGAALDGGNSRIDGYEIRTAAVRANVPCITTVQGLGAAVQGIEAMKRGDVGVRSLQDWAASMTAGRA
- the carA gene encoding glutamine-hydrolyzing carbamoyl-phosphate synthase small subunit encodes the protein MPTHAPAILVLEDGRTFHGDAYGAEGETFGEAVFNTGMTGYQETLTDPSYHRQVVVMTAPHVGNTGMNDDDPESARIWVAGYVVRDPARVPSSWRSRRSLDDDLRDQGVVGISGIDTRALTRHLRERGAMRVGISSTGTDAGALLERVRASGQMAGTELAAEVSTTAGYVVPAHAGPWGERRFTVAALDLGIKTMTPYRMAERGIEVHVLPATATIDDIRAVGTGSGGAGPDGLFYSNGPGDPAATVHQVEVLQQALGRDLPYFGICFGNQLFGRALGFGTFKLRYGHRGINQPVMDRTTGKVEVTAHNHGFAVDAPLTGSTATPFGEATVSHVCLNDDVVEGLELRDDAGRLKAFSVQYHPEAAAGPHDAGYLFDRFVDLMAASRDQQKDAI
- the hrpB gene encoding ATP-dependent helicase HrpB — protein: MREGDERLRRLLAAPPDLPVAGGLAEVVDAVRSRGAVVVQAPPGSGKTTLVPPAVALAVDGRVVVTQPRRIAARAAARRLADLLGEPVGETIGCTVRGESRTSAATRVEMVTTGILLRRLQRDPDLPGVAAVVLDEVHERQVDADLTLALLVDVRRHLREDFVVVAMSATIEAERTASRLGGPGGTGGTNPAAVVTVPGALHPVSRHWHGPPPGVLPRDERGVTPAFLDHVAATVRRALAEQPGDVLAFLPGVGEVADVVRRLGGLDADVLELHGRLDARDQDRALTPGPRRRVVVATSVAESSLTVPGVRSVVDAGLARRPQTDHRRGLAGLVTVRVSRAAADQRAGRAGREAPGAAYRCWSEADHAHLADHPDPEILTADLTSFALELATWGSPDGEGLALLDAPPAPAMDAARAVLRSIGAVDDAGAVTERGRRVARVPTDPRLARALLDGAGVVGSRRAAEVVALLSEDVRAPGGDLVAALRAARRGRDATWRAAVRRLVGAVADAPGEPGLTDDQAVGLVVALAHPARIARLRPGSAGGTSYATVGGTGAVLPPGSALVGTPWLAIADADRRPGQRDALVRSAAPVDEDTALEAAAALWAEDDVVTWRSGRVTARRVTRLGGIELTSTAVHDPDPAAVALAVADALRRDGLDVLRWSEAAVALRQRMAFLHRTLGDPWPDVSDDALLATATRWLDGTDPRRLDVTQALRRLLPWPQAARLDELAPERVTVPSGSPVRVDYGGDQPVLAVRLQEVFGWAATPRLADGRVPLLLHLLSPARRPAAVTADLASFWASGYPQVRAELRGRYPKHAWPEDPLSAPPSRGPARRPR